A region of Leclercia adecarboxylata DNA encodes the following proteins:
- a CDS encoding RES family NAD+ phosphorylase: MIHPDVPRTAVVPIRGYRLLHTKYPAIYVFEDVATPEAFDVLYEIQKLTNPRLSDEVGNLSLLPRKEWVLGIRGAHYAMAAFTHVNPDGSRFSNGDYGVYYLGDSKETALAEIVYHCDLYWHNVPELKFERFEYRCLETELGGCAFADITGLPDTHPWYHPTDYSEPQRFGASLRVAGETGVTYRSVRRPGGICWALLTPKPITSIIQTSLHQIIWDKGIVSVGLVTPVSK; encoded by the coding sequence ATGATCCATCCCGACGTTCCCCGTACCGCAGTGGTGCCCATCAGAGGCTACCGTCTGCTGCACACCAAGTACCCTGCCATTTATGTGTTTGAAGACGTCGCCACGCCCGAGGCGTTCGACGTGCTGTATGAGATCCAGAAACTGACCAACCCGCGTCTGTCGGACGAGGTGGGCAATCTCAGTTTGTTGCCGCGCAAGGAGTGGGTGCTGGGGATCCGCGGGGCGCATTACGCGATGGCCGCCTTCACCCACGTGAACCCGGACGGCAGCCGCTTTTCCAACGGCGATTATGGCGTCTATTACCTCGGCGACAGCAAAGAGACGGCGCTGGCCGAAATCGTCTACCACTGCGATCTTTACTGGCATAACGTGCCGGAGCTGAAATTCGAACGTTTCGAGTACCGCTGCCTGGAGACCGAACTGGGCGGATGTGCCTTTGCCGACATCACCGGCCTGCCGGACACACACCCCTGGTATCATCCCACCGACTACAGCGAGCCGCAGCGGTTTGGCGCCAGCCTGCGCGTTGCGGGCGAGACCGGCGTGACCTACCGTTCGGTGCGCAGGCCAGGCGGCATCTGCTGGGCGCTGCTCACCCCGAAACCGATCACCAGCATTATCCAGACCTCCCTGCACCAGATTATCTGGGATAAAGGCATCGTCAGCGTCGGCCTGGTCACGCCGGTGAGCAAATAA
- a CDS encoding YybH family protein: MYEHPLRQIIKACDRAITAKDFDSLMEYYAEDAALVVKPGMIVRGKDNIRSAFISISDYFQDQLIVKQGDIQVIEGGGDALVIMETQLFFPDEQGGTTEITRRATYVFRQENDRWLCTIDNSYGTSVLDVEPAETV; encoded by the coding sequence ATGTACGAACATCCGCTTCGTCAGATCATCAAGGCGTGTGACAGGGCGATCACAGCCAAAGATTTCGACTCGCTGATGGAGTATTACGCTGAGGACGCCGCGCTGGTGGTTAAGCCCGGAATGATCGTCAGAGGGAAAGACAATATCCGCAGCGCCTTTATTTCTATCTCTGATTATTTTCAGGATCAGCTCATCGTGAAGCAGGGCGATATTCAGGTCATTGAAGGCGGCGGCGACGCGCTGGTCATCATGGAAACCCAGCTTTTCTTCCCGGATGAACAGGGCGGCACGACAGAGATCACCCGTCGCGCGACCTATGTCTTCCGTCAGGAAAACGACCGCTGGCTGTGCACCATCGATAACTCTTACGGTACGTCTGTTTTAGATGTTGAGCCTGCAGAAACCGTCTGA
- a CDS encoding AzlD domain-containing protein, producing the protein MERNILLAILASALVTALMRTVPVLLLSRFRLPEVLLQWLSFIPTAIMAALVAGELMSKPAMTDSGISISLLAAAFATLVGIITRGLFATVIAGVVAFCAAGYFLA; encoded by the coding sequence ATGGAAAGAAATATTCTGCTGGCGATCCTCGCCTCTGCGCTGGTCACCGCCCTGATGCGCACCGTGCCGGTATTACTGCTCTCCCGCTTCCGCCTGCCTGAGGTACTACTGCAGTGGCTGAGCTTTATCCCCACCGCCATTATGGCCGCGCTGGTAGCCGGTGAACTGATGAGTAAGCCCGCCATGACGGACTCGGGGATCAGCATTTCGCTGCTGGCAGCGGCCTTCGCTACCCTGGTGGGCATTATTACCCGAGGGCTATTTGCCACGGTGATTGCCGGGGTAGTGGCGTTCTGTGCGGCGGGGTATTTTTTGGCGTAA